One window of Acipenser ruthenus chromosome 17, fAciRut3.2 maternal haplotype, whole genome shotgun sequence genomic DNA carries:
- the LOC117422938 gene encoding 26S proteasome non-ATPase regulatory subunit 2, with protein sequence MEEGKNKEKTQPEKTEEKGQQPASKDKDKKEKEELELSEEDKQLQEELEMMVERLGEEDSSLYRPALEELRRLIRSSTTSMTSVPKPLKFLRPHYAKLKEIYEGMASGDNKHFCADVVSVLAMTMSGDRECLKYRLLGSQEELASWGHEYVRHLAGEVAKEWQEVDESDKNQQDTLLKLVNEIVPYNMGHNAEHEACDLLMEIERLDMLELYIDENAYSKVCLYLTSCVSYVPEPENSALLKCALNIFRKFSRYPEALRLALMLNDMELVENIFTSCKEIVTQKQMAYMLGRHGVFLELSEDVEDYEDLTEIMSNVQLNSNFLALARELDIMEPKVPDDIYKTHLENNRFGGSGTQVDSARMNLASSFVNGFVNAAFGQDKLLTDDGNKWLYKNKDHGMLSAAASLGMILLWDVDGGLTQIDKYLYSSEDYIKSGALLACGIVNSGVRNECDPALALLSDYVLHNSNVMRIGSIFGLGLAYAGSNREDVLSLLLPVMGDSKSSMEVVGVTALACGMIAVGSCNGDVTSTIVQTLMEKSEQELKDTYARWLPLGLGLNHLGKGEAIETTLAALQVVPEPFRSFANTLVDICAYAGSGNVLKVQQLLHICSEHYEAKEKEDDKDKKDKKDKEKKESSADMGSHQGVAVLGIALIAMGEEIGAEMALRTFGHLLRYGEPTLRRAVPLALALISVSNPRLNILDTLSKFSHDADPEVSYNSIFAMGMVGSGTNNARLAAMLRQLAQYHAKDPNNLFMVRLAQGLTHLGKGTLTLCPYHSDRQLMSQVAVAGLLTALVSFLDVKNIILGKSHYVLYGLVAAMQPRMLVTFDEELRPLPVSVRVGQAVDVVGQAGKPKAITGFQTHTTPVLLAHGERAELATEEYLPVTPILEGFVILRKNPNYDA encoded by the exons ATGGAGGAGGgcaaaaacaaagagaaaactCAGCCCGAAAAGACCGAGGAGAAGGGCCAGCAACCGGCCAGCAAGGACAAGGacaagaaggagaaggaggagctggagctg TCTGAAGAGGATAAACAGCTTCAGGAGGAGCTGGAGATGATGGTGGAGAGACTCGGT GAGGAGGACAGCTCTCTGTACCGCCCTGCTCTGGAGGAGCTCCGCCGGCTGAtccgctcctccaccacctccaTGACCTCCGTCCCCAAGCCACTCAAGTTCCTGCGGCCACACTACGCCAAGCTGAAGGAGATCTACGAGGGAATGGCCTCTGGAGACAACAAG CATTTCTGTGCAGACGTCGTGTCTGTGCTGGCCATGACGATGAGCGGGGACAGGGAGTGTCTGAAGTACAGGCTGTTGGGATCCCAGGAGGAGCTGGCTTCGTGGGGACATGAATACGTCAG GCACCTGGCCGGGGAGGTGGCGAAGGAGTGGCAGGAGGTTGATGAGAGTGATAAGAACCAGCAGGACACTCTGCTCAAGCTGGTGAACGAGATCGTCCCGTACAACATGGGGCACAACGCGGAGCACGAGGCCTGCGACCTGCTCATGGAGATCGAGAGGCTGGACATGCTGGAGCTCTACATCGACGAGAACGCCTACTCCAAGGTCTGCCTGTACCTCACAAG CTGTGTGAGCTATGTCCCGGAGCCAGAGAACTCTGCCCTGCTGAAATGCGCCCTGAATATCTTCCGCAAGTTTAGCCGCTATCCAGAGGCGCTGCGGCTGGCGTTGATGCTGAATGATATGGAGCTGGTGGAGAACATCTTCACCTCCTGTAAGGAAAT AGTTACTCAGAAGCAGATGGCGTACATGCTGGGCCGGCACGGTGTGTTCCTGGAGCTCAGTGAGGATGTGGAGGACTACGAGGACCTGACGGAAATCATGTCCAATGTCCAGCTCAACAGCAACTTCCTTGCCCTGGCTAGAGAG TTGGATATCATGGAGCCCAAAGTGCCAGATGACATCTACAAAACACATTTAGAAAACAACA gGTTCGGGGGGAGTGGAACTCAGGTGGACTCTGCCCGGATGAACCTGGCCTCCTCCTTCGTCAATGGCTTTGTGAACGCAGCCTTCGGGCAGGACAAGCTGCTGACAGACGATGGGAACAAGTGGCTCTACAAGAACAAAGATCACG GGATGCTGAGTGCCGCAGCTTCACTGGGAATGATCCTGCTCTGGGATGTTGACGGAGGGCTGACACAGATAGACAAGTACCTGTATTCATCAGAGGACTACATCAAG tCTGGTGCTCTGCTGGCCTGCGGGATTGTGAACTCTGGAGTGAGGAACGAGTGTGACCCGGCTCTGGCACTGCTCTCAGACTACGTGCTGCACAACAGCAATGTCATGAGGATCGGTTCTATCTTTGG aCTGGGACTGGCCTATGCAGGGTCCAATCGAGAGGACGTCTTGTCTCTGCTGCTGCCAGTGATGGGAGACTCCAAATCCAGCATGGAG GTGGTTGGCGTGACTGCGCTGGCCTGTGGTATGATCGCCGTGGGTTCCTGTAACGGGGACGTCACCTCCACCATCGTACAGACCCTCATGGAGAAATCTGAGCAGGAGCTGAAGGACACCTACGCCAGGTGGCTTCCTCTCGGACTGGGCCTCAACCACCTGG GTAAAGGAGAGGCGATTGAAACCACGCTGGCTGCGCTGCAGGTGGTCCCAGAACCCTTCCGCAGCTTTGCCAACACACTGGTGGATATCTGTGCCTACGCAG GTTCAGGCAACGTGCTGAAGGTCCAGCAGCTGCTCCACATCTGCAGCGAGCACTACGAAGCCAAGGAGAAGGAGGACGACAAGGACAAAAAGGACAAGAAAGACAAAGAGAAAAAGGAGAGCTCTGCAGACATGGGCTCCCACCAG GGTGTTGCAGTGTTGGGCATCGCTCTGATTGCAATGGGTGAGGAAATCGGAGCGGAGATGGCTCTGCGAACGTTCGGGCACCTG CTGCGGTACGGAGAGCCCACCCTTCGCAGAGCCGTCCCCCTGGCGCTCGCTCTCATCTCCGTCTCGAACCCGCGCCTCAACATCCTGGACACACTCAGCAAGTTCTCTCACGATGCTGACCCCGAAGTCTCCTACAACTCCATCTTCGCCATGGGCATGGTGGGCAGCG GAACAAACAATGCCCGTCTGGCAGCCATGCTGAGACAGTTAGCACAGTATCACGCCAAGGACCCCAATAACCTCTTCATGGTTCGGCTGGCACAG GGTCTGACGCACCTGGGGAAGGGAACGCTGACACTCTGCCCCTACCACAGCGACAGGCAGCTGATGAGCCAGGTAGCTGTAGCCGGACTGCTTACTGCCCTCGTCTCCTTCCTCGACGTCAAGAACA TAATCCTTGGAAAGTCGCACTACGTCCTGTACGGACTGGTGGCAGCTATGCAGCCCCGCATGCTAGTCACATTCGATGAGGAGCTGCGGCCCCTGCCGGTGTCTGTGAGAGTGGGACAG GCTGTAGATGTTGTGGGCCAGGCTGGTAAACCCAAGGCCATCACAGGATTCCAGACCCACACCACGCCGGTGTTGCTGGCGCACGGAGAGCGGGCGGAGCTCGCCACAGAGGAGTACCTGCCTGTCACGCCCATCCTGGAGGGGTTCGTCATCCTGCGCAAGAACCCCAACTACGACGCCTGA